TGCTATGTACAAAAGAGAGGATTTGCTTATGGcattattttaatttagttaTTCTTGATTTAAAGTCCAGTCTGTTTTCCAAATTGATAGTGTCTTAACTAGTGTCTGTGCCTCTAGTCTTTTCCCTCTTAAATCCTTTACCAAGATTATTGCCAAAATGCTTTTCTTGCTGCACTGCCCTGACATAATTTCTTCTGTACTAAAAAATCTTCAGTGAATGCCCATTGCTTATGAAACAAAATTATATCTCTTGGACAAGTTTATGCCTATTATTGCTTTACAATTCTCTTTCATAGTTCTCagtcctttccaattttttcatcatgctcttatttcatttataaaaacttATCTTAGCGAATTATGGGAAGAGTTTTGAGTATGtaaaaaattccaagctctccagatctccccctccaaaaaacaaaacaaaacaaacaaacaaacaaataaatgaaaaaaaaaaaaaacaaacaaacaaaaaaaaaaaaacaaaatggtgCCTCAGGacaaacatagaccaaaaaaaaaaaaaaaaaaaaaaaaaaacaaagggcaaAAGAGGGGTCCTCCAGCTATGATACAAAAAGACCCAAAGATCTTAGTATGAGTGTTTTatctccaggctagctccatAAAACAGACAGCAGGAAGCCCTGGAGCTTACTGGGTCAAGAGGTAACCTAAACCAAAATCATTAAAACTTTCACTTCTTGGGCAGCCCAGAAAATCAGGGTCTGAGTCCTGGAAGACTGAGAGAAAGGCCAGGCCCAACTATGCTACAACGACATGATCTGGGAAAAAAGGAACCATCATATCTGGTGAGTGCAAAAATTGTctggcagggatgctgctggttGTGAGCATTTGCAGGAGGGTGgaacttttggtttggggttctagATCAGAGCAGAGAGCAAAAGTTAAGCCAGAAGCACTTCACCTCACCTCAGAATTTCAGGTGTTTATACTAATGGTtgtcattttaaaacaaaatgagcagacaaaaaaattaatccaactatagaaacttactatggaaatagagaagactgAAGTTTGTCTTCAGaggacagtgaagtaaaaaaaaaaaaaaaaaaaaaagcctcctcTACcataaagaataaagataaatgGTTACTTGCCCAGAAGgaatttatagaactaaaaaaaaaaagatttcaaaaaccAAATGAGACAGAGTAAGGGAAAAACTAAGCAAAAAAGAAGaattatccaagaaaaacaagaatattatgagggggaaaagttaaccaactagcaAAACAGATgcagaatattaaaaatgaaaataattcattgaaaagtagaattgggcaaggggaagaaAGTGAAGCTacaagagatcaagaaataacaaaatagaatataatgaatgaaaaaaattagaacagaatgtgaaacataagaaaaacaatagatttggagaatagatcaagagaagaaaacagattaATTGGACTGCTggaaaactgtgaccaaaaaaaaaaaaagaactctgctACAATCTATAATaattaatccaagaaaattgttcttGAGTAATAAAACATGAAAGGAAagctgaaatagaaaaaaatcaattgatcACCTCCTCAAaaagatcttttattttaaaaaaataggaatattattgccaaatttgaAAACCACCTAATAAAAGAgacatttttgggaaaaaaaaaaaaaacaagaaaaaaattcaagtatgcTGAAGCTATAAttaaattagaattgtacaggatttagcATCCACAATAAAAAATGttgatcctggaatcatatatatcagcaatcaaaagaactaggctggTGGCCAAAAATATTGTATTCAccaaattatccataatattgaatttttaaaatggacattcagtgaactttcagattttcaggacttttaaacaaaacaaatttaatagaaaatttaatatgtaagagccaatatcaaagattaatttcaaggaacttacccTGGACaaattgtttgggtttttttttcaggaaaatgtataccatatgttaaGATTGATATCAGTAATAGGATAGTCCAAAGAAAAATTGATACTTAGCAGAGGTAAGCATGATCTAACTTTGAAAAGCAAAActatctaggaaaaggtaaaaatagtaattatgttacaTGAAAATGGTACAGAAGAAGAACTAAGACACAGGCATTAGAAGGGGAGAGGCAGAATGATGGTAGTTCTGAAAATCAACTAACATTGGGAATGGGgtaacaatacacacacacacacacacacacacacacacacacacatgttcttctaatttatttataatctcattttttgcctaggtcatgaacccattttgaccttatcttggtgtacggtgttaagggtgggtcagtgcctagtttggAAGCTCTATTTTGACTAAGTGCCTCCCAGTAGATTCCCCAGATGGACAATACACTGCCCTGTTCACCTATGCTGGGCCTGTGCTCAGCTGCCTTCTCctccaccttccttccttcccctcctgcctgattgaaaaagatcttttttgaagttcttccaaaatattttctgctgtAAATCTGTTGCACTCTAAAtgtgtgggttctgtcactccaaaatgaGTTCAGAAGCTTAATCTGATGTTGACCTGAAAGATTCCAGGAAGATCTTAGATAAAGACCTGTCTATTTTTCACCATCTTGGGTCCCCCTCCAGCAaggattttaaacattttaatgaaaatagttTTCCAAATTGACATAATACCATTAAGAACtatttttaatccttttcattaataaatatattaaatgtatgtCCTAAGGACAGGTCATGGGAAGGTGTATgggattaaatttttttaaaaagttttaatgtatttaataacCTTCAACAAGAAACTTTGATCGCCTCTTATTTGCTTAGACCATACTGTTTACCTTCTAATGGTTCTTTCTTAATTTGAGGGTCTACAACTGCTATTGCAAGAAGTTAGCTATTGATCTTGCTAAAAAATTGAACAGATAACAACAGTCAGGGTTGACCTTTATGTTACATTTTTTGGACCCCTTTAAGCTCttaaaaataatgaggaaaccaaagagtttttgtttatgtggattgCATCTCAATATttgccatattagaaattaaaactgataaatttattatacatatataatgactAGTATCAGGTTTTTATTTAAGTTCAAATGATCCAATTTGTTCATATTTGAACTTCTGtccagaaatggaaagaaaataaaattattaaccaacataaaaagtaatttatacaataaaatataaatcactaTTACTGTTCAATTGAATTGCTATGACCAGTGTCCTTCCATCACTCCCATAGGTGACACAGATGAAATAAGATGGACAAAGGGAATTACACAGCTGTGACCGAGTTCCTCTTGATTGGACtttctcagtatcctcatctccAGATGCTTCTTTATGTGATCTGCCTAGTGATGTACTTGGTGATCCTTTTGGGAAATAGCATTCTTATTATCATTAGCATCCTAGATCCCAACCTTCATACTCCTATGTACTTTTTCCTTGGGAACCTCTCGTTCCTGGATATCTGCTACACATCTGCCTCTGTTCCCCAAATTCTAGTTAATTTCATGTCTGAGAAAAAATCCATTTCCTTCACTAGGTGTGCACTTCAGATGTTTATGTCCCTTGGATTGGGGTCCACAGAGTGTCTTCTGTTGGCAGTGATGGCCTATGACAGATATGTCGCCATCTGCAATCCCCTAAGATACACAATTATTATGAATAAGAAACTCTGTGTGCAAATGGCTGCTTGGACTTGGATTATAGGATGTCTGAATTCCATGGCACAAACTATACTGGCTATGATAATGCCATTCTGTGGGAACATCATTGAACACATTAGTTGTGAGATCCTGGCCCTTCTTAAGCTTATTTGTATAGACATTTCTCTCAATGTGTTTATCATGACAATTGCAAGTATTGTTTTCTTAATCACTCCTCTGTTGCTCATTTTCTTCTCATATGTTTTTATCCTCTCCACAATTCTAAGGATCAACtctagagaagggaggaaaaaagcctTTTCCACCTGCTCAGCCCATCTGACAGTGGTGATCTTGTTCTATGGGTCAGCTCTATTCATGTACATGAAGCCCAAGTCCAAGGAATCAAAAACTTCTGATGAGATAATGGCCCTGTCCTATGGAGTGGTTACCCCAATGCTTAATCCCATCATCTATAGTTTAAGGAATAAAGATGTAAAAGGGGCTATGGCGAAAATTCTATTGAGAAATCTATTCTTCAGAAAGATATGAAAAGTCTGAGGCTTTCAGTTTGTTCTTATGAAGGAGGGGACTTACTTCTAGGTATTCAATCATAGCTCAGCTCTTCATGTGTAAATATGACAAAAAGCACTCTTTTGCATATGGATAACAAATATCTGAAGTACAGTTTCTCTCACCTCATTCTATTTCTCTACTGCCTTGGCAACTTTGCTACTCTGAAGCCTGAGGTTTATGGTGTCTTTCATTAAAATATGTTACATACATTCAAGTTAatgatatgaactgatgaaaaattaaatttcagaatgtcaaattcaaaagaattattAGAAACTGTTGCTAAACTACTAAAGCTTATCTATAGTCcagtaaaaagctataaaatcaattgattaaggaaataaaataaaacaattctgagatcttacacctatcagattagctaatatgagagaaaaggaaaatgacaaatgttggaggggatatgagaaactGGAACACGAATGCAGTGTTGGTAGATTGCAACTTGATCCAGcccttctggagaacaatttcaTAATACACCCAAAGGACTGTAAAATTTTGATAcaataataccactactaaagCTTTAttctaatgatatttttaaatggaaaaggacctataggtacaaaaatatgtatagcagttcttttagtggtggcaaagaattggaaattgagaggattcccatcaattaaggaatggctgtacaagttgtggtatatgaatgtaatgtaatactatagctctaaaagaaatgatgagcaggtggatttcaaaaagaaaaaaaaacttggaaagaattaAAGTCTCTGACTTATAGTTTGcagtttccattttaatttatttttgagattTGGAACATTTatcctttcctatttctattaCCCCTTTTGAACTGTACACAATCCTCAAATATTCATGGCACAGACTCAGCAATTACAACATTATTTTTCAGTACCATGTGATTTGAATTCATCACATCATATTTTAAcatcctcttttttattatacttttctgaacaacaaagaaaaatgataaatgagaaGATAGGTACACAGATAATTAGAGTGCAAATAAggatatgataaatataaagaacattATAGAAAGCTAATATATCAAAAGTAAGATATTATTCTCAGGAAAGGTTATATGTAGGATCTGTCATGTGACAAGGgcctagagaaagagaaaaataaaaacaaacaaacaaaacaatttcacACTATGAATCACATAacaaaaacagtaacaaaaatgtATTCATTTGTGTCACTTTTAATTCATGTAACATAAATgagtcaaattattttttaaaagataattgaatGATACAAATGAGAAACCTAAGAAGTTATCAACACAACTTCTATTCAAATTATGAATCTTCTCTGTAAAAGCCCCATTAAATATGTATCAAATTTCTGATTAAATATCTCCAGTCATATGAGAAGCATTATCTAATGAAACAACAAATTCCATTTTTGGAAATTTCTAATTATGAGAAACTTTTCATTTGTTGAACTGAAATcttctaatattattatttttcttctccatagTATTTACATATTCCTCCATTCTTAAAGAAAGAGTATTTAAATCccaattttaaataattctgaaGCATTATAAATGGACCACAAATTGTGAGATTTCAGATATCCAGACCTAAAGAGGAAATGGATTATCATACTATATGCCGAAGAATTTAGTTTCACATGATtgatatcctttttaaaaattttatttattaattttataattataattttttgacagtacacatgcatggggtaatctttttttttttttttttaacaacattatcccttgtattcacttttccaaatttcccttccctccctctattccctcccctagatgacaggcaatcccatatataataaatgtattatagtatatcctagatacaatatatgtgtgtaaaaccaaatttcttgttgcatggtaagaattggattccgaatgtgtaaataacctgggtagaaagacaatagtgcaaacattttacactcctttcccagtattccttctctgggtgtagctgtttctgtccatcattgatcaactggaactgaacggatcttctctatgttgaagatatccacttcaattagaatatatcttcatacaatatcgttgttgaagtgtatagtgatctcctggttctgttcatttcactcagcattagtcagtaagtctctccaagcctctctgtattcatcatttcttacagagcaataatattccataaccttcatataccatattttttccaaccattctccaaattgatggacatccattcattttccagtttctagccactacaaaaagagctgccacaaacattttggcacatacaggtccatttccttttatttagtatttctttgagatataagcccagtagtagcactgctggatcaaagggcatgcacaatttgataactttttgggcatagtacaTGATTATATCCTAAAAAGAGAAGTGACCTTAATCTTTATTAAGACTATATATTATAATCGTAATTACATAATTTAGAAAGTAGGAGCTGAAAGAACATTCGAAAATCTAGGAATCTAGGTGGAGGTAGTTccagggatggagccaagatagcagagtaaagACAGGAAATTGCTCAAGCTCTACAAGTTTCTCtcaaaaaatcacatgaaaaccTGCTTCTGAACagaatttaatggaataaaaaaacTCTCCAACTCAAGATAAACTGAAAGTacttcaagaaaaatcagtctCACTGGAGTGAAAGAGGTGTTTAGCCCAGCTCAGACTTTAATCATAGCAGAAGAACAAATGCAACCCTTGGTTCTGCCACAATAGCAGAGCAGACTAGTGGGACaacttcaaatcccagctcagaagagaaattgaCATCCAGGAAACCAGGCTGTCTCCCAGAAAAAATAGGTAGGCTATCCTCTGCTGTGAGAAAATCAACAAATACAAGGGGCCCCTGTGGTCAAAGTCAAGGCTCATTGCTTCACAGAAAGCTTGGAAGTGTGCCCTCTGCACTTCAGGAGCAGAACTCATCCAGAAAAGggcaaaaaaagtaaataaaaaagagaaggaaagaagatgagcaagaaacagaaaagaaccttaaacATAGAAAGCATAGAAAGCCATGGTGACAGGGACGACCAAAAGATGAACTCAAATGTGTATAAATTGTCCCCAGAGGAAAACTCAAAGCATAATATAAATTGGTTTTAAGCCCAAAGAGGCTTATTTGAAGTGCTCATAAAGGAtgttaaaaggcaaataagagggatagatgaaaaatgagaagagaaacaagaggtatgcaagagagagccaatagtttggaaaaggaaggaaaaaattcactgaagaaaatcattccttaaaagtacaattagccaaatgcaaaaaaaaaaaaaaaaaaaaaaaaaaactgaagaaaacaacacttgAAAAGTAGAagtaatcaaatggaaaaaacataCAGAAGCTAACCAAAAAAATCGCACATTAAAAATGGCCCCAGAGAAGTAGAAGTCAATGATtttatgaaagataaaaaatcagtcaagcaaactaaaaagaatgaaatgaggcagaaaatgtAAATATGTCCTTGTAAAAACagatgacctggaaaatagatctagaagacaAGTTAAAttttattggtctacctgaaggcaatgaccaaaaaaagagcttgaatagcattcttcaaaagatcatcaaggaaaactgccctgatatactagaaccaAACAGAGAAATAGTTATGGAAAATATACATCAATTATTTCCAGAATGAGATACTACAAGGAAAACCCAAAGGAACATTGGTGCAAAACTCCGGAAcgataatctcaaggaaaaaaatactgcaagcttcatgacaaaaacaattcaaatatcaaggaacaatagtcaggattacccaggatctaacaTCTTCTATAATAAAGAATCAGAGAAGCTAAAATATCAGATTttggaaaacagagaaacaagGGAAAACAAGAATTAACCACCAAGTGAGACCGAGCAACATCTTTCAGAGGAGAAGATGAATCTTCaataaaataagacattttcagtcatttctattaaaataaaatagagctaaacagaaaattcatcatcaaacacaggactcaagagaatcatagaaaGCAAACGGGGAAAACTATTgacattatttaaaggttaaactgtttatatccctaaataagaaaataatatttgttttgagAACTTTATCTGTTATTGGGGCAATTAGAGGAGACATAGATGGACAGAGGGTGTTGCTATGAATGGACCCAGaggtgatgatatcaaagaaaaagaaattaagctgTGGGAAAATGTCTATattgagaaaagaggaaagtggaggtATAATGgaacatgaagaggcacaaaagactcatcacaaaagagggaaagaaggaagaggtatGTGCATtatctgaagcttaatctcatcaattttggATCAAAGACccccaaaattacaaaacaaattaGGTACTGCCCTATCTGCCTAAGGGGAGTTAAAAATAATCCTTGGAAAATAGTCCTTCAAGCTCCTATTGAGAGAGGCTGATGGGAGATAGAgcaaaaatggaagaataaagagagaagCTGCTGGAGTTCTCCCAGTTTCCTAATTAACacatgaaaccaagactctgaacAGAGTCTGGTGGAATGAAACCCCTCTCCATCTCAAGACAGActgaaaaaaaacttcaaaaaatgtCAGTCTCACTAGGGTGAAAAAGGTGTTCAGTCCAGGTCAGATAAACTCTGGGAAAGAGGGTGAGAGGGTATTAATCTCAGCAAATCAGCAATTAGGAACTCAATCTGgatcagtagaggagcaaatcagggGCAACTTCAATTCCCAATTAAGAAGGCTAATCCTGGGAAACCAgcctgtttcctgaaaagagcaggcaaagctaccccctgTAAATACAAGGGGCTTTCTTGCGCACAAAGTCAATGTTCAGAACTACACAGGAAGCTTGAGTCAGTGCCCCCTTTAGGGAAAGATAGAGGTCAatcataaaagttaaaaagaaaaggaaagaaaatgagcaagaaacagaaaagaaccttgactttAAAAAACTACTTTGGTGAAAGGGCAGACCAAAACAAACTcatatgaggacaaaatgtccatagaagaaatctcaaagagtgagataaattggtctcggatccaaagagacttcttggaagtgctcataaatgactttaaaaggcaaataagagaggtaaaagaaaaaaaaaatgagaaaggacataagaggtatgcatgagagagtcaatagtttggaaaaggaaggaaaaaattgtctgaagagaacaactctttttgtgcttcttatttttttttattttatatatttttgttatctttgttatTAAACctgaagaaatttgtgaccaaagaagaactagatatcattattgatcacaaaatagaaaattttgattatatcaagttgaaaagcttttgtacaaataaaactaatgcagacaagattagaagggaaacaataaactgggaaaatatttttactgtcaaaggttctgataaaggcttcatttccaaaatatatagagaattgactctaatttataagaattcaagccattctccaattgataaatggtcaaaggatatgaacagacaattttcatatgaagaaactgaaactatttctagccatataaaaagatgctccaagtcattataatcagagagatgcaaattaagacaactctgagataccacctcatacctctcacattggctacgatgacaggaaaagataatgcttaatattggagtgagaaaactgggacactgatacattgttggtggaattgtgaatatatccaggcattctggaaagtgatttggaactatgctcaaaaagttatcaaactgtgcataccctttgatccagcagtattactccctggcttatatcacaaagagatcttaaaaaagggaaagggacccatatgtgcaaaaatgtttgtggcagccctctttgtagtgtctagaaactggaaactgaatggatatgccaatcaattgaagaatggctggataaattgtggtatgtgaatgttatggaataacattattctgtaagaaatgaccagcagaatgaatagagagaggcctggagagacttacatgaactgatgctgagtgaaatgagcaggaccaagagatcatatatacttcaacaacaatactatatgatgattaattctgatggatgtggctatcttcaacaatgagatgaaccaaatcagttccatttgttcaataatgaatagaaccagctatacctagtgaaataattctggaaaatgaaataattctggaaaatttctaatccctctgtttttgtccacttgcattttttatttccttcacatgtTAATTGTACATCATTTCAAAGtatgattcttcttgtgcaagaaaataactgtatggatatgcatacatatattgtatttaacatatactttagcatatttaacatatattggtctacctgctatctgggggaaggggtggaggaaaggaggggaaaaattggaaaaaaggttttgcaaggatcaatgctgaaaaattagccatgcatatatcttgtaaataaaaagctatagtaaaaatgttttcatgcaTCTGTATAAAACAAAAGCTAAATTAGAGTAATTCTTTATGGCTGCCTTAGAGAACCAAAGCACCAAAGGTTATTTATCATCCAAGTTTGTCATCAGCATAGCTCCTGCAAAAGCATGTATAAactacatttcattttttaaaagccaaaaatgTGAAGACATTTCCTCATTGATTAATCTCAGTCTTTTACATGTCATAAGGATAACAAAACTTGTATCAGTGACTACAattgttactgttgttttttttttccctaggaggAGATAAAGGGGAAATAAATCATCcatcttaaatgaaattataggtaATTAATCATTCTCATCTCTACTTAGTTATTgaaatttgttgatttattttaaaagtaaacagATTTGGTGCATAGATTCCTTTTGCTTTGAAGTCAAAGAATTTGTCTTTGAATTAAGGCTCAGAAACTTTTTTAGCTGCATTATCTTGGGAAGGCCACTTTTGCTCTCTGGGACTAAGTTTATGATGTAAGTGAATTGGGGCTAGATGGTCTCTTAGATTCTTTGTAGCCATAAGTCCAATATTCCTTATATGGAACTGAAGTCTACCTTCCTTTAACATCTACTTATCCATTCTAGTTTCCAGAGCTGAGTAAAATAAATgcactctctctcttttatggcatctt
This sequence is a window from Sminthopsis crassicaudata isolate SCR6 chromosome 1, ASM4859323v1, whole genome shotgun sequence. Protein-coding genes within it:
- the LOC141554704 gene encoding olfactory receptor 13D1-like, coding for MDKGNYTAVTEFLLIGLSQYPHLQMLLYVICLVMYLVILLGNSILIIISILDPNLHTPMYFFLGNLSFLDICYTSASVPQILVNFMSEKKSISFTRCALQMFMSLGLGSTECLLLAVMAYDRYVAICNPLRYTIIMNKKLCVQMAAWTWIIGCLNSMAQTILAMIMPFCGNIIEHISCEILALLKLICIDISLNVFIMTIASIVFLITPLLLIFFSYVFILSTILRINSREGRKKAFSTCSAHLTVVILFYGSALFMYMKPKSKESKTSDEIMALSYGVVTPMLNPIIYSLRNKDVKGAMAKILLRNLFFRKI